A part of Nocardioides plantarum genomic DNA contains:
- a CDS encoding DUF4232 domain-containing protein — MNILTKISTTTAALAIAATGTVVGTSGAAQAQTPECGNSDVRASYHATDAGAGHRYGEIRLTAKAGHTCSVRGYGGLSYVGHGNGTQVGRSAQRDPGTVRTIVLRPGQSAVSTVDETVAANYPRSTCKPTAVDGFRVYVPDSRVSQYVVHRTTGCAGSGVQLLGHQPFARAS; from the coding sequence AGATCTCGACCACGACGGCCGCCCTGGCGATCGCTGCGACCGGCACGGTCGTCGGCACGTCCGGTGCCGCGCAGGCGCAGACCCCCGAGTGCGGGAACAGCGACGTCCGGGCGTCGTACCACGCGACCGACGCCGGGGCCGGTCACCGCTACGGCGAGATCCGGCTGACGGCGAAGGCCGGGCACACGTGCTCGGTGCGCGGCTACGGCGGCCTGTCGTACGTCGGCCACGGCAACGGCACGCAGGTCGGGCGGAGCGCGCAGCGCGACCCCGGCACGGTGCGCACCATCGTGCTGCGCCCCGGCCAGAGCGCGGTGAGCACGGTCGACGAGACCGTGGCCGCCAACTACCCGCGCAGCACCTGCAAGCCCACGGCGGTCGACGGGTTCCGGGTCTACGTGCCCGACTCCCGCGTCTCGCAGTACGTCGTGCACCGCACCACCGGGTGCGCCGGCAGCGGCGTGCAGCTGCTGGGCCACCAGCCGTTCGCGCGCGCCAGCTGA
- a CDS encoding geranylgeranyl reductase family protein, protein MSSQPARARLETDVLVVGAGPAGSAAAAWAARAGLDTVLTDAAVFPRDKTCGDGLTPRAIGELSRLGLEDWLRARTVNQGLRAHGFGQTLLLPWPGGTLPDWGSAVPRTELDDHLRTTAIKSGATALDGARAVDVRRDGARVAAVVFKQGDETFEIGCRRLVVADGVRSPLGKVLGREWHRETVYGVAGRSYVASGQSDDPWISSHLELRGEDGKILSGYGWIFPLGNGEINLGVGTLATAKRPADIAIKPLMDFYAEQRREEFEIEGSLRDRTSALLPMGGAVSNVAGRNWALIGDAAGCVNPLNGEGIDYGLETGRLLVEMMQERDELDLAWPALLRDHYGEAFSIARRLAGLVTVPRLLPALGPAGMRSDWLMTLALRWMGNLVTDEDRDRAARVWRWAGRRSLAVDHRPPFA, encoded by the coding sequence GTGAGCAGCCAGCCGGCCAGGGCGCGACTAGAGACCGACGTGTTGGTGGTCGGGGCCGGACCCGCCGGGTCCGCGGCCGCGGCCTGGGCCGCCCGGGCCGGGCTCGACACGGTGCTGACCGACGCCGCGGTCTTCCCCCGCGACAAGACCTGCGGCGACGGGCTCACCCCTCGCGCGATCGGCGAGCTGTCCCGGCTCGGTCTCGAGGACTGGCTGCGGGCCCGCACGGTCAACCAGGGCCTGCGCGCCCACGGGTTCGGTCAGACCCTGCTGCTGCCGTGGCCGGGCGGCACCCTGCCCGACTGGGGGAGCGCGGTGCCCCGCACCGAGCTCGACGACCACCTGCGCACCACCGCGATCAAGAGCGGCGCGACGGCCCTCGACGGCGCCCGCGCGGTCGACGTACGACGGGACGGGGCGCGGGTCGCCGCCGTCGTGTTCAAGCAGGGCGACGAGACCTTCGAGATCGGCTGCCGGCGCCTGGTCGTGGCCGACGGGGTCCGCTCGCCGCTGGGCAAGGTGCTCGGGCGCGAGTGGCATCGCGAGACCGTCTACGGCGTCGCCGGGCGCTCCTACGTCGCCAGCGGCCAGTCCGACGACCCGTGGATCAGCAGCCACCTCGAGCTGCGCGGCGAGGACGGCAAGATCCTGTCCGGCTACGGCTGGATCTTCCCGCTGGGCAACGGCGAGATCAACCTCGGCGTCGGCACGCTGGCCACCGCCAAGCGACCGGCCGACATCGCCATCAAGCCGCTGATGGACTTCTATGCCGAGCAGCGTCGCGAGGAGTTCGAGATCGAGGGCTCCCTGCGCGACCGTACGTCGGCCCTGCTGCCGATGGGCGGTGCCGTCAGCAACGTCGCCGGCCGCAACTGGGCGCTGATCGGCGACGCCGCCGGGTGCGTCAACCCGCTCAACGGCGAGGGCATCGACTACGGCCTCGAGACCGGTCGCCTGCTCGTCGAGATGATGCAGGAGCGCGACGAGCTCGACCTGGCCTGGCCGGCGCTGCTGCGCGACCACTACGGCGAGGCGTTCTCGATCGCCCGCCGGCTCGCGGGTCTGGTCACGGTGCCCCGGCTGCTGCCGGCGCTCGGCCCGGCCGGGATGCGCTCCGACTGGCTGATGACGCTCGCCCTGCGCTGGATGGGCAACCTGGTCACCGACGAGGACCGCGACCGCGCGGCCCGGGTCTGGCGCTGGGCCGGGCGCCGCTCGCTCGCGGTCGACCACCGCCCGCCCTTCGCGTGA
- a CDS encoding lysophospholipid acyltransferase family protein codes for MTHDLTYRAAIAVGKVALRGLDLRVRSAGVEHLPAHGPVVLACNHVSFPDFVYVGQALLGTGRLVRFLCRADIWDSPVGRLMDSMRHVPVDRETPAAAYLRARSLLGDGEVVCVFPEAGISAAYAVRAMMPGAVALARETGAPLVPVTVWGGQRLWGQKRALDAPFPRPEVVRGRTVDVRLGAPRVVAPDADLVETTRRLGTTLQATLDELQRLPEHRPRPGEWAPWHPAHLGGHALARGASYELDGMPRSAVAPTWDPATA; via the coding sequence GTGACCCACGACCTGACCTACCGCGCGGCGATCGCGGTCGGCAAGGTCGCGTTGCGCGGCCTCGACCTGCGGGTCCGCTCGGCCGGCGTCGAGCACCTGCCCGCCCACGGCCCGGTCGTGCTGGCCTGCAACCACGTGTCGTTCCCCGACTTCGTCTACGTCGGTCAGGCGCTGCTCGGCACCGGGCGCCTGGTGCGCTTCCTGTGCCGCGCCGACATCTGGGACTCGCCGGTGGGCCGCCTGATGGACTCGATGCGTCACGTGCCGGTGGACCGGGAGACGCCGGCTGCGGCCTACCTGCGGGCCCGCAGCCTGCTGGGCGACGGCGAGGTCGTGTGCGTGTTCCCGGAGGCCGGGATCTCGGCGGCCTACGCCGTGCGCGCCATGATGCCCGGCGCGGTCGCGCTGGCGCGCGAGACGGGCGCGCCGCTGGTGCCGGTCACGGTGTGGGGCGGCCAGCGGCTGTGGGGGCAGAAGCGGGCCCTCGACGCCCCCTTCCCGCGGCCCGAGGTCGTGCGTGGGCGCACGGTCGACGTGCGGCTGGGTGCGCCCCGGGTCGTGGCTCCGGACGCCGACCTGGTCGAGACGACCCGACGCCTGGGGACGACTCTCCAGGCGACCCTCGACGAGCTCCAGCGACTGCCCGAGCACCGGCCCCGCCCCGGGGAGTGGGCCCCGTGGCACCCCGCGCACCTGGGCGGCCACGCGCTGGCCCGCGGGGCGTCGTACGAGCTCGACGGGATGCCACGTTCGGCTGTCGCTCCCACGTGGGACCCGGCGACTGCATAG
- a CDS encoding NUDIX hydrolase: protein MAGNRVQRVAAYAVVVRDGQILLSRLAPRVSRAELWTLPGGGLDHGEDPRDAVVREVHEETGLAVTIGETARTFSLHLPDTWRRGRRVDAHSLRIVYDGWVPLDSPEPQVVEVDGSTIEAAWRPISGVLDGSVPTVAMVKEALDAYRPHRWQRVAAYALVTRGEPGHPDHAVLLTRVSPRGFHTGQWSLPGGGVDFDEDPAAAVVREVAEETGATCVVGDLLTTTSETVHGAAPHGRDEEVQTVGLVYAATIAPDAVLTVETDGTTDAVEWVRVADIESGVVPVVAAVRQVVGSV, encoded by the coding sequence ATGGCTGGGAACCGGGTACAGAGGGTGGCGGCGTACGCCGTCGTCGTCCGTGACGGCCAGATCCTGCTGAGCCGGCTGGCCCCGCGGGTCTCGCGCGCCGAGCTGTGGACGCTCCCCGGCGGCGGCCTCGACCACGGTGAGGACCCGCGCGACGCCGTGGTCCGCGAGGTCCACGAGGAGACCGGGCTCGCGGTGACCATCGGCGAGACGGCCCGCACGTTCTCGCTGCACCTGCCCGACACCTGGCGCCGCGGACGACGCGTCGACGCCCACTCGCTGCGCATCGTCTACGACGGCTGGGTCCCGCTCGACTCGCCGGAGCCGCAGGTCGTCGAGGTCGACGGCTCGACCATCGAGGCCGCGTGGCGTCCGATCAGCGGGGTGCTCGACGGCTCGGTGCCGACCGTCGCCATGGTCAAGGAGGCGCTCGACGCCTACCGGCCGCACCGCTGGCAGCGGGTGGCGGCCTACGCGCTCGTCACCCGCGGCGAGCCCGGCCACCCCGACCACGCCGTGCTGCTGACCCGGGTGTCGCCGCGCGGCTTCCACACCGGCCAGTGGTCGCTGCCCGGGGGCGGGGTCGACTTCGACGAGGACCCCGCCGCGGCCGTCGTACGCGAGGTCGCCGAGGAGACGGGCGCGACCTGCGTCGTCGGCGACCTGCTGACCACCACGTCCGAGACGGTGCACGGCGCCGCGCCCCACGGACGCGACGAGGAGGTGCAGACCGTCGGACTCGTGTACGCCGCCACGATCGCCCCCGACGCCGTGCTCACCGTCGAGACCGACGGGACGACCGACGCGGTCGAGTGGGTACGGGTCGCCGACATCGAGTCCGGGGTCGTGCCGGTGGTCGCGGCCGTGCGTCAGGTGGTCGGGTCGGTCTGA
- a CDS encoding PstS family phosphate ABC transporter substrate-binding protein, which yields MTRSHHARGRLAVSAALSLALALGVAGCGSDSTDRTDAGSSGVPSLNRAGLEPSDETTDGAGTTADDATDDTVGVRLGDRADPVPGVVEVDGGLDSLTGPARRGFAGTGSGTTVEQQTSGETRGFQRLCIGEVDIVDSARPLTADEYEQCRRNGLDVMQFQVAADAVVLAIKAQTDVGTDCLSTDQIRAGFRNGSAIDNWSQLGSNLDDVEFRAGGPTVEFAPARFFGRYVLGDPEPINSDFRVGYQDTDSEDQTRKFVTGTTQDDLQANLLRTIEPQYVELRRQVAESQGYYDKAQAEVLESVKQQKRGVADKRSPADRAKDDARVTTAYAARGRMIRKLNARKAALVPVARRFKVADAARDRLDDTLGHVGLFSHGYYTTYENELRPFEIEISDGDDQPNCIFPSPQTILNGQYPLSRQLLLTVSTRSLGRPEVQKFLTYYLKRSQSLADKAGVVPLPDANVAQQVAWLQGKEKAPEFGVVDGRFRQLTEEDAQEATQAHPAAPAENPAR from the coding sequence GTGACGCGCAGCCACCACGCCCGCGGCCGGCTCGCGGTCAGCGCCGCGCTCTCCCTGGCCCTGGCCCTCGGCGTCGCCGGCTGCGGCAGCGACTCCACCGACCGGACCGACGCGGGCTCCTCCGGGGTGCCGTCGCTCAACCGGGCGGGGCTCGAGCCGTCCGACGAGACCACCGACGGCGCCGGCACCACGGCCGACGACGCCACCGACGACACCGTCGGCGTGCGACTCGGTGACCGTGCCGACCCGGTCCCCGGCGTGGTCGAGGTCGACGGCGGGCTCGACTCGCTCACCGGACCCGCCCGGCGCGGCTTCGCCGGCACCGGGTCCGGCACGACCGTCGAGCAGCAGACCAGCGGCGAGACCCGGGGCTTCCAGCGCCTGTGCATCGGCGAGGTCGACATCGTCGACTCGGCGCGGCCCCTCACCGCCGACGAGTACGAGCAGTGCCGCCGCAACGGGCTCGACGTCATGCAGTTCCAGGTGGCCGCCGACGCCGTCGTGCTGGCGATCAAGGCCCAGACCGACGTCGGGACCGACTGCCTGTCCACCGACCAGATCCGGGCCGGCTTCCGCAACGGGTCCGCCATCGACAACTGGTCCCAGCTCGGGAGCAACCTCGACGACGTCGAGTTCCGAGCCGGCGGGCCCACCGTCGAGTTCGCCCCGGCCCGGTTCTTCGGACGCTACGTGCTGGGCGACCCCGAGCCGATCAACTCCGACTTCCGGGTCGGCTACCAGGACACCGACTCCGAGGACCAGACGAGGAAGTTCGTCACCGGGACGACCCAGGACGACCTGCAGGCCAACCTGCTGAGGACGATCGAGCCGCAGTACGTCGAGCTGCGCCGGCAGGTCGCGGAGTCCCAGGGCTACTACGACAAGGCGCAGGCCGAGGTGCTCGAGTCCGTCAAGCAGCAGAAGCGCGGCGTCGCCGACAAGCGCTCCCCCGCCGACCGCGCCAAGGACGACGCGCGGGTCACCACGGCGTACGCCGCCCGCGGCCGGATGATCCGCAAGCTCAACGCCCGCAAGGCCGCGCTGGTCCCGGTGGCCCGGCGCTTCAAGGTCGCGGACGCCGCGCGCGACCGGCTCGACGACACGCTCGGCCACGTCGGGCTGTTCAGCCACGGCTACTACACGACGTACGAGAACGAGCTGCGTCCCTTCGAGATCGAGATCTCCGACGGCGACGACCAGCCCAACTGCATCTTCCCGAGCCCGCAGACGATCCTCAACGGCCAGTACCCGCTGTCGCGGCAGCTGCTGCTCACCGTCAGCACCCGCTCGCTGGGCCGCCCCGAGGTCCAGAAGTTCCTGACCTACTACCTCAAGCGCAGCCAGAGCCTGGCCGACAAGGCCGGCGTGGTCCCGCTGCCCGACGCCAACGTCGCACAGCAGGTCGCGTGGCTGCAGGGCAAGGAGAAGGCCCCGGAGTTCGGCGTCGTCGACGGCCGGTTCCGCCAGCTCACCGAGGAGGACGCCCAGGAGGCCACCCAGGCGCACCCGGCGGCACCCGCGGAGAACCCCGCACGATGA